A single region of the Prosthecobacter debontii genome encodes:
- a CDS encoding DUF2157 domain-containing protein gives MSSDPLNEPIRLKTLLQWRREGLLTEDGFREAQKLLQPPAAWFTWLRLELALIGMALVLSGIVFFFAWNWQGMGRFEKLGLIQGALLLCVLTALKLGLRELGGRLMMLAAVVMTGVFLAVFGQIYQTGADAYQLFTGWAALTLIGVLATGFEGLWALWLVILQVGIVLFWSQVAGPAWKWTEDAALMSLAAVNLVALFVREWVNPPGSRAWLRTLLVAAVLVLFIIPALTFVFSGAGEHAYRVAYLPAWMLITAAGYLYFRFRRRDFTCVALVCANAAVFAVSVIGRGIVELDDDFAFFLLSIIVVAATAGLTVWLAHEYKSMKHLSR, from the coding sequence GCTGCTGCAACCTCCGGCTGCCTGGTTCACCTGGTTGAGGTTGGAGTTGGCCTTGATTGGTATGGCCTTGGTCTTGTCAGGGATCGTCTTCTTCTTCGCATGGAATTGGCAGGGCATGGGCCGATTTGAAAAACTGGGTCTGATTCAAGGGGCTCTGCTGCTTTGTGTTTTAACCGCCTTGAAGCTGGGCCTGCGTGAACTGGGAGGTCGTCTGATGATGTTGGCGGCGGTGGTGATGACAGGCGTTTTCCTGGCCGTCTTTGGGCAGATTTACCAGACCGGAGCGGATGCTTATCAACTCTTTACCGGATGGGCCGCGCTGACATTGATTGGGGTACTAGCGACTGGCTTTGAAGGTCTATGGGCCCTCTGGTTGGTGATCCTACAGGTAGGGATCGTGTTGTTTTGGAGTCAAGTCGCAGGCCCGGCCTGGAAGTGGACGGAAGACGCTGCGCTCATGTCTCTGGCCGCAGTCAACTTGGTTGCCCTTTTTGTTCGCGAGTGGGTGAATCCACCCGGAAGCAGAGCTTGGCTGCGCACGCTTTTGGTAGCGGCAGTTCTCGTGCTTTTCATCATACCGGCTTTGACCTTTGTCTTCTCAGGAGCTGGTGAGCATGCTTATCGCGTGGCTTATTTACCCGCTTGGATGCTGATCACTGCAGCAGGGTATCTTTACTTCCGTTTCCGGCGGCGAGATTTCACCTGTGTCGCTTTGGTGTGTGCCAATGCGGCGGTGTTTGCCGTGAGTGTCATCGGTCGTGGGATCGTCGAGCTCGATGACGATTTCGCCTTCTTTTTACTCTCTATCATTGTGGTCGCCGCGACAGCGGGGCTGACGGTCTGGCTGGCCCACGAATACAAATCCATGAAGCACCTCTCCCGATGA
- a CDS encoding DUF4401 domain-containing protein → MKTPNLTWRELAERVPSLMPTESLHQQLQALHAQEEKPWIVTFFSGVGAWFSALFLLPFLAMTGAFNSVPGSAVVGLMLLGAAIAVSRSSTHVFPSQLALSLLLAGHAMIHAGVAMSLDSEKLFFESLTITQVILAAVTCILFRGITGRFLSLVAVPACAATWLIVLQQPHGLHGIIAFLAVATGFLWTWKGRPDVLDVVAWAAILSLPCVVLLIELLHGITWWQMSSTPLWPSSLMLGAILLWLVADQHGGLAVWSRPWFMGFAVVVVIIAALGAVGVLVAMLLLYMARSRDEPGLSVIGHLFLTGFLVLFYYALNISLAEKSLLVTGSGVLFLLLRQMLGRSETLSSSTEAVS, encoded by the coding sequence ATGAAGACTCCTAACCTCACTTGGCGTGAACTCGCGGAACGTGTGCCGTCTCTGATGCCGACGGAGTCCTTGCATCAGCAACTCCAGGCTCTGCATGCGCAGGAGGAGAAGCCATGGATCGTGACCTTTTTCAGTGGGGTGGGCGCGTGGTTTTCAGCGCTCTTCCTGCTGCCCTTTTTAGCGATGACTGGTGCGTTCAATAGCGTTCCGGGTAGTGCTGTGGTGGGGCTCATGCTCTTGGGTGCGGCGATTGCGGTCAGCCGCAGTTCGACCCATGTGTTTCCCAGTCAGCTCGCCTTGAGCCTGCTTTTAGCCGGGCATGCAATGATCCATGCCGGGGTGGCCATGTCTCTGGATTCCGAAAAGCTTTTCTTTGAGTCGCTGACGATCACACAGGTGATCTTGGCTGCGGTGACCTGCATCTTGTTTCGGGGTATCACAGGCCGTTTTTTGAGTCTGGTGGCTGTGCCTGCCTGCGCCGCGACGTGGCTGATCGTTCTTCAGCAGCCGCATGGGCTACACGGGATCATCGCATTTCTCGCCGTTGCCACCGGCTTTCTCTGGACCTGGAAGGGACGTCCCGACGTTCTCGATGTCGTCGCGTGGGCGGCGATCTTGTCCCTGCCCTGTGTGGTTCTGCTCATCGAGTTGCTCCATGGCATCACATGGTGGCAGATGTCATCGACACCGCTGTGGCCTTCCAGCCTCATGCTGGGTGCGATCTTGCTCTGGCTTGTGGCAGATCAGCATGGGGGCCTAGCTGTTTGGTCACGCCCCTGGTTTATGGGCTTTGCAGTTGTGGTGGTGATCATCGCAGCGTTGGGGGCTGTCGGCGTGCTGGTAGCGATGCTGCTCCTCTACATGGCCCGCAGTCGGGATGAGCCTGGTCTATCGGTGATCGGGCACTTGTTCCTCACCGGCTTCCTGGTGCTGTTTTATTATGCCCTCAACATCAGCCTAGCAGAGAAATCACTGCTGGTGACTGGCAGTGGTGTTTTGTTCCTGCTGCTTCGTCAAATGTTAGGCCGATCTGAAACTTTATCCTCATCCACGGAGGCTGTGTCATGA
- a CDS encoding GDYXXLXY domain-containing protein, whose translation MKNAVVILWALLLLGALNFLIWQKEKTVAEGRTVLLELAPRDPRSLMQGDYMVLRYKLASEIKEAPKASGLLVLKLDDRGVGTGLRLHQDGDLAADEQLLVYRDREGIQIGAESFFFQERQAKLYDNARYGELKVDPNGNSVLIGLRDKDLNLLGVPVIR comes from the coding sequence ATGAAAAACGCGGTTGTCATTCTCTGGGCGCTTCTGCTGCTCGGGGCCTTGAATTTCCTCATTTGGCAGAAGGAGAAAACGGTGGCTGAGGGCCGCACCGTCTTGCTGGAACTGGCTCCGCGCGATCCGCGATCTCTCATGCAGGGGGATTACATGGTGCTGCGTTACAAACTGGCATCAGAGATCAAAGAAGCGCCGAAAGCCAGCGGGCTCCTCGTGCTGAAGCTCGATGATCGCGGGGTAGGCACCGGACTGCGTCTGCATCAGGACGGTGACCTGGCCGCAGATGAACAGCTTTTGGTTTATCGAGATCGCGAGGGTATTCAGATCGGGGCGGAGTCTTTCTTTTTTCAGGAACGACAAGCCAAGCTTTATGATAACGCTCGGTATGGGGAGCTGAAAGTGGACCCCAATGGGAATAGCGTGCTCATCGGCTTGCGAGACAAGGATTTGAATCTCCTCGGGGTGCCGGTGATTCGCTGA
- a CDS encoding alpha/beta hydrolase has translation MKFSLFLCTFSLVSLALFAQAAITSENNARLRQGLKQYPEADTNGDGLLTLEEAKAFLAKRKVLKGEVTPKEGALKADVVDVAYGAHERNKLDLYLAKGTSGPTPLVIMIHGGGFRNGDKSRWASDQTTKELLENGISCAALNYPFLPDKPIQDILRDCTRAVQFLRANAAQWNLDKTRFASMGGSAGAGTSLWLATRDDLADPKATDPILRESTRLSCAVCNATQATYDVSRWESFMGPAKPEFGSETEAALFYHLPTLEAMQSEAGKAILRECDMLAWITPGDPPLLVNNTQVVDAPRNRGEWLHCIHHARAVHKQCEASEVACIVLQDQPEPKTSTTQFLMQHLLPAKQG, from the coding sequence ATGAAATTCAGCCTTTTCCTCTGCACTTTTTCTCTGGTGTCCTTGGCCCTCTTCGCCCAGGCGGCCATCACTTCGGAGAACAACGCCCGCCTGCGCCAGGGTTTAAAGCAATACCCTGAAGCTGATACCAATGGGGATGGCCTACTCACCCTGGAGGAGGCCAAAGCCTTCCTCGCCAAACGAAAAGTTCTGAAGGGAGAGGTGACCCCGAAAGAGGGTGCCCTGAAGGCCGATGTGGTGGACGTGGCCTATGGCGCTCATGAGCGCAACAAGCTGGATCTCTATCTGGCCAAAGGCACGAGTGGCCCAACCCCGCTCGTCATCATGATTCACGGGGGTGGTTTCCGAAATGGTGATAAAAGCCGCTGGGCCAGTGATCAAACCACCAAGGAACTGCTGGAAAATGGCATCTCCTGTGCTGCGCTGAACTATCCCTTCCTGCCGGACAAACCGATCCAAGACATCCTGAGGGATTGTACCCGTGCCGTGCAGTTTTTGCGTGCGAACGCCGCCCAGTGGAATCTGGATAAGACTCGTTTTGCCTCCATGGGCGGCTCCGCAGGAGCAGGCACTTCCCTTTGGTTGGCCACGCGGGATGATCTGGCCGACCCAAAGGCGACAGACCCGATTCTCCGCGAATCGACCCGCCTGAGCTGTGCCGTCTGCAATGCCACCCAAGCCACCTACGATGTCTCGCGCTGGGAGTCCTTCATGGGCCCGGCCAAACCGGAATTCGGCAGTGAAACTGAGGCCGCGCTTTTTTATCACCTGCCTACTTTGGAAGCCATGCAGAGCGAGGCTGGCAAAGCGATCCTACGGGAGTGCGACATGCTCGCCTGGATCACCCCAGGCGATCCACCTTTGCTGGTGAATAACACCCAGGTGGTGGATGCGCCGCGCAATCGCGGTGAATGGCTGCACTGCATTCATCATGCCCGCGCCGTGCACAAACAATGCGAAGCCTCGGAGGTGGCGTGCATCGTTCTTCAGGATCAACCGGAGCCGAAGACTTCGACAACGCAGTTTCTGATGCAGCATCTTTTGCCGGCGAAGCAGGGATAA
- a CDS encoding alpha/beta hydrolase, which yields MMRRLIFLLPLFATTLGYAQLTSENNERLRQGLKKYPAADADKDGILTLEEARAYLAKNKKSEVVKPKRGSPRPDFAEVAYGEHERNRLDLYLAKGMQGPTPVVVLIHGGGFNHGDKSEWVNDKALQELLSQGVSCAAINYPFIEHMPIQDILHHCARSVQFLRSKADEWNLDKTRFAAMGESAGAGTSLWLATRDDLADRRSKDPVLRESSRLVCAVCNAPQATYDISRWEAFLGPSKPKYSTQGTEAAMFYHLASTQDFLTETGKAILRECDMLSWITKDDPPLLLGNSIVVKAPRNRGQWLHCIQHAREIRKKCEEGNVSCIVLQDQPEIKTDAAQFLLVNLFPSM from the coding sequence ATGATGCGACGATTGATTTTCCTTCTTCCCCTGTTCGCAACCACTCTTGGTTATGCACAGCTCACCTCTGAAAATAACGAACGCCTGCGTCAGGGACTCAAGAAGTATCCGGCGGCTGATGCCGATAAGGATGGTATTCTGACCCTGGAAGAAGCTCGGGCTTACCTTGCAAAAAACAAAAAGTCAGAGGTGGTGAAACCGAAGCGGGGCTCGCCCAGACCGGACTTTGCCGAGGTGGCTTACGGTGAACACGAGCGCAATCGTTTGGACCTTTATCTAGCCAAGGGCATGCAAGGTCCGACACCGGTCGTGGTGCTGATCCATGGAGGTGGATTTAACCATGGCGACAAGAGCGAGTGGGTAAACGACAAAGCTCTCCAGGAACTGCTATCTCAGGGGGTATCTTGCGCGGCGATCAATTATCCGTTCATCGAGCACATGCCCATTCAGGACATCCTGCATCATTGCGCTCGATCGGTGCAGTTCCTGCGCAGTAAAGCGGACGAGTGGAATCTGGACAAAACCCGCTTTGCGGCCATGGGCGAATCGGCGGGAGCTGGAACCTCACTGTGGTTGGCGACTCGGGATGATCTGGCGGATCGGCGTTCAAAGGATCCGGTGCTTCGGGAGTCTTCGCGTCTCGTCTGTGCGGTCTGCAATGCCCCCCAGGCTACCTACGACATCTCGCGCTGGGAGGCCTTCCTGGGCCCTTCTAAACCCAAATACAGCACCCAGGGCACTGAGGCTGCCATGTTTTATCACTTGGCCTCCACTCAGGATTTCCTGACAGAGACCGGAAAGGCCATTCTGCGTGAATGCGACATGCTATCCTGGATCACCAAGGACGATCCGCCTCTGCTGCTGGGCAACTCCATTGTGGTGAAGGCACCGCGCAATCGCGGTCAGTGGCTGCACTGCATCCAGCATGCACGGGAGATCCGGAAAAAATGTGAGGAGGGTAATGTCTCTTGTATCGTCCTTCAGGACCAGCCGGAGATAAAGACCGACGCCGCTCAGTTCCTTTTGGTGAATTTGTTCCCCTCCATGTAG
- a CDS encoding SDR family oxidoreductase produces the protein MNTTQTILITGASSGIGEATARHLASLGHRVVLGARRTDRLQKLATEIHTAGGQAEFRALDVTSLQDMQDFVAFAKEKFGPVDVIINNAGVMPLSPLHELKVDEWNRMIDVNIRGVLHGIAAVLPDMQARKKGHIINLSSIGGHQVWPTCAVYSGTKFAVRAISEGLRLENKDVRVTIISPGVVESELADTISDPDTRAAMHEFRKVALTPDAIARAMAYVIAQPADVDVNEIIVRPTAGAQ, from the coding sequence ATGAACACGACTCAAACCATCCTCATCACCGGAGCCAGCAGCGGTATTGGCGAAGCTACCGCACGTCACCTCGCCTCTCTTGGGCATCGTGTGGTTCTCGGCGCACGCCGCACCGATCGTCTGCAAAAACTGGCTACCGAAATTCACACGGCGGGCGGGCAAGCGGAATTCCGGGCCCTGGATGTGACCAGCCTCCAAGACATGCAGGACTTCGTCGCTTTCGCGAAAGAGAAATTCGGACCGGTGGATGTGATCATCAACAATGCCGGGGTCATGCCCTTGTCGCCCCTTCATGAACTGAAGGTGGATGAGTGGAATCGCATGATCGATGTGAACATCCGTGGTGTGCTCCATGGCATCGCAGCTGTGCTGCCCGATATGCAGGCTCGTAAGAAGGGTCACATCATCAATCTGTCTTCCATCGGTGGACATCAGGTCTGGCCGACCTGTGCGGTTTACAGCGGCACCAAGTTCGCCGTGCGTGCCATCTCTGAAGGCTTGCGACTGGAGAATAAGGACGTGCGTGTGACCATCATCTCCCCCGGCGTTGTGGAGTCTGAACTGGCCGATACCATCTCCGATCCCGATACCCGCGCAGCCATGCATGAGTTCCGCAAGGTGGCGCTCACTCCCGATGCCATCGCCCGAGCCATGGCTTACGTCATCGCGCAACCTGCCGATGTGGATGTGAACGAAATCATCGTCCGCCCGACAGCAGGGGCACAATGA
- a CDS encoding SDR family NAD(P)-dependent oxidoreductase, protein MKSQNTKIALVTGGSRGLGRNIALQLAKSGKDVILTYRSRREEALAVVAEIQTLGRQAAALPFEAADVSAFPTFVQSVEETLRTQWAQDSFHYLINNAGIDSSAPFAETTEENFDALFNIHFKGVFFLTQKLLPLLADGGAIVNLSTGLARFAVPGYSAYASMKGAIEVFTRYLAKELGSRGIRANAVAPGAIATDFTTEAFSHPGVKDFLASQTALGRVGEPDDIGGVVVFLCTEEGRWVNAQRLEASGGMFL, encoded by the coding sequence ATGAAATCGCAGAACACTAAAATCGCTCTCGTCACCGGGGGCAGTCGGGGTCTTGGTCGTAACATCGCCCTGCAGCTCGCCAAGAGCGGAAAGGACGTCATCCTCACCTATCGCAGCCGCCGCGAGGAAGCCCTCGCCGTCGTCGCTGAGATCCAAACCTTGGGGCGCCAAGCTGCCGCCCTCCCCTTTGAAGCGGCCGACGTTTCCGCCTTTCCAACCTTTGTCCAGAGCGTCGAAGAAACACTGCGCACCCAATGGGCTCAGGATAGCTTTCATTACCTGATCAATAACGCAGGCATTGATTCTTCAGCGCCCTTTGCTGAAACCACGGAAGAGAACTTCGATGCGCTTTTCAACATCCACTTCAAAGGCGTCTTCTTCCTGACGCAGAAGCTACTGCCTCTGCTGGCCGATGGCGGAGCCATCGTCAACCTGTCCACAGGTCTGGCGCGTTTCGCTGTTCCTGGTTATTCCGCCTACGCCTCCATGAAAGGTGCCATCGAAGTCTTCACCCGTTATCTGGCCAAGGAACTGGGGAGCCGTGGTATCCGGGCAAATGCCGTCGCGCCTGGGGCCATCGCGACAGATTTCACCACCGAGGCTTTCTCTCACCCAGGCGTGAAGGACTTCCTCGCTTCTCAGACGGCCCTGGGCCGTGTGGGCGAACCCGATGATATCGGCGGTGTGGTCGTCTTTCTTTGCACGGAAGAAGGCCGCTGGGTGAATGCCCAACGCCTCGAAGCATCAGGCGGCATGTTTTTGTAA
- a CDS encoding AraC family transcriptional regulator, whose translation MKRTVKTTLEAPALPARNSSLAALLRDLVREEGFGGSALPEVRLMYSTETYPSAPVSYEPSIVIIAQGRKRGRLGNRVFTYDPSNYLVLSLPLPFECETIGTVEEPMLGMAVRVSPTTIAELLLDMDTPASYLEPTGHAIDAMPLTSEVHDAAVRLARCLRSPVEARILGPQIIREMTYWALRGGQGPALRALASPQSNFGQIARALRRMHLDYDQTLDVPSLAREAGMSVSTFHANFKAVTAYPPLRYLQTIRLHKAQVMMVNGVPVAEAANRVGYESPSQFSREFKRLFGGTPKEITSRSRVALSMFS comes from the coding sequence ATGAAGAGGACCGTTAAAACCACCCTAGAGGCACCTGCTTTACCCGCCCGAAACTCTTCTCTAGCCGCGTTATTACGAGATCTCGTTCGCGAAGAAGGTTTTGGGGGATCGGCGTTGCCGGAGGTGCGGTTAATGTATTCCACAGAGACCTACCCCAGCGCCCCTGTATCCTATGAGCCGAGCATCGTCATCATCGCACAGGGGCGTAAACGGGGGCGGTTAGGCAACCGCGTCTTCACCTATGATCCCAGTAACTATCTTGTGCTGTCGCTGCCTTTGCCTTTCGAGTGTGAAACGATTGGCACTGTGGAAGAGCCCATGTTGGGAATGGCGGTGCGGGTCAGTCCCACCACCATCGCTGAGCTGCTTCTGGATATGGATACTCCTGCATCCTACCTGGAGCCAACAGGGCATGCCATTGACGCGATGCCTCTTACATCTGAAGTCCATGATGCGGCAGTTCGATTAGCCCGTTGTCTTCGTTCTCCTGTTGAGGCACGGATCCTCGGCCCGCAGATCATTCGCGAAATGACTTACTGGGCACTGCGTGGAGGTCAAGGTCCTGCGTTGCGAGCCTTAGCCAGTCCGCAGAGTAACTTCGGCCAGATCGCGCGAGCGCTTCGGCGTATGCATCTGGACTATGATCAAACGCTGGATGTTCCTTCGCTGGCTCGTGAGGCGGGGATGAGTGTCTCGACGTTTCATGCTAACTTCAAAGCGGTGACGGCCTATCCACCTCTGCGGTATCTCCAGACCATTCGTCTCCATAAGGCTCAGGTGATGATGGTGAATGGTGTGCCTGTCGCCGAGGCGGCGAATCGTGTAGGCTACGAAAGCCCTTCGCAATTCAGCCGCGAGTTCAAGCGCTTGTTCGGCGGCACACCGAAAGAGATCACTTCACGTTCTCGCGTAGCCTTGTCCATGTTTTCTTGA
- a CDS encoding polysaccharide pyruvyl transferase family protein: MMTDRRTFISAVTAALGGSLFAASGKAKTVLLQSAWDTINIGDIGHTPGTLRILEEHLPQVNVVLWAMKLDERVEAMLRRRFPKVNIVRGSLKGTTLADKEVQQAIAYCDLFIRNSGMGQGTDYMEYCHKLGKPYGLYGQSFFPSMVEGKGAAERIALLDAAAFIYCRETKTLNILKNAGVKTPVLEFGPDGCFGIDVRDDERGLATLKKLGLEDRQFITLQLRTHTAKHEGVDNPPLNPLHPTPEMIADDERRAAKYRDLVTRWVQKTGKKVLIAPEVKKEMVHNKRLIFDLLPPEIQTNVVNLEEFWNADEAASVFARAHTIVCHEPHSPIIALANGTPIIHTYSEFHSPKCWMFKDIGLNEWLLEFDETPVETMEETLLTIDADYPAALAKVKKAMEYVHQRQADTMKTVQQSMA; the protein is encoded by the coding sequence ATGATGACCGATCGCCGCACTTTTATTTCCGCCGTTACTGCCGCTCTTGGAGGCTCTCTTTTTGCAGCTTCAGGAAAGGCGAAGACCGTTCTGCTTCAGTCGGCTTGGGATACCATCAATATCGGTGACATCGGCCACACGCCCGGCACGCTGCGCATCTTAGAAGAGCACCTACCGCAAGTGAATGTGGTGCTTTGGGCCATGAAACTGGATGAGCGTGTGGAAGCGATGCTGCGTCGTCGTTTTCCCAAGGTGAACATTGTGCGCGGAAGCCTGAAAGGAACCACCCTTGCCGACAAAGAAGTCCAGCAAGCCATCGCTTACTGCGATTTGTTCATTCGCAATTCCGGCATGGGCCAAGGCACAGACTACATGGAATACTGCCACAAGCTCGGCAAACCCTACGGCCTTTACGGCCAATCCTTTTTCCCCAGCATGGTGGAGGGAAAGGGTGCAGCGGAACGCATCGCACTGCTGGATGCAGCTGCCTTCATCTATTGCCGTGAAACCAAGACGCTGAACATCCTCAAGAACGCAGGGGTTAAAACACCCGTGCTCGAGTTTGGCCCCGACGGCTGTTTCGGCATTGATGTGCGCGATGATGAGCGCGGCCTCGCGACCCTGAAGAAATTGGGACTGGAGGACCGACAGTTCATCACGCTGCAACTGCGGACGCATACCGCCAAGCATGAAGGGGTGGATAACCCGCCGCTCAATCCCTTGCATCCGACACCTGAGATGATTGCTGACGATGAACGGCGCGCTGCGAAGTATCGTGATCTGGTGACGCGCTGGGTTCAGAAAACCGGCAAGAAAGTGCTCATCGCTCCCGAAGTGAAAAAGGAGATGGTGCATAACAAACGATTGATCTTCGATTTACTGCCTCCTGAGATTCAGACGAATGTGGTGAACCTGGAAGAGTTCTGGAATGCTGATGAAGCTGCCTCCGTTTTTGCTCGTGCCCATACCATCGTCTGTCACGAGCCTCATTCACCGATCATCGCACTGGCCAATGGTACACCGATCATCCATACCTATTCTGAGTTTCACAGCCCGAAATGCTGGATGTTCAAAGACATCGGCTTGAACGAGTGGTTACTGGAGTTTGATGAAACACCCGTCGAGACAATGGAGGAGACTCTGCTGACCATTGACGCCGATTATCCCGCCGCACT